One segment of Neisseria mucosa DNA contains the following:
- a CDS encoding RsmB/NOP family class I SAM-dependent RNA methyltransferase, protein MNAAQLDHTAKVLAEMLTFKQPSDAVLSAYFREHKKLGRQDRHEIAETAFAALRHYQKISTALRRPHAQPRKAALAALVLGRSTNISQIKGLLDEEETAFLGNLKARKTEFSDGLNTAAELPQWLVEQLQQHWSEEEILTFGRSINQPAPLDIRVNTLKGKRDKILPLLQAESADAEATPYSPWGIRLKNKIALNKHELFLDGTLEVQDEGSQLLALLVGAKRGEIIVDFCAGAGGKTLAVGAQMANKGRIYAFDIAEKRLANLKPRMTRAGLTNIHPERISSEHDTRIARLAGKADRVLVDAPCSGLGTLRRNPDLKYRQSAETVANLLEQQHSILNAASKLVKPQGRLVYATCSVLPEENELQVERFLSEHPEFELVNCAELLQSLKVDLDTGKYLRLNSGEHQTDGFFAAVLQRKD, encoded by the coding sequence ATGAACGCCGCACAACTCGACCATACCGCAAAAGTTTTGGCTGAAATGCTGACTTTCAAACAGCCTTCCGATGCCGTCCTCTCCGCCTACTTCCGCGAACACAAAAAACTCGGCCGCCAAGACCGCCATGAAATCGCCGAAACCGCCTTTGCCGCGCTGCGCCACTATCAAAAAATCAGCACCGCCCTGCGCCGTCCGCACGCGCAGCCGCGCAAAGCCGCTCTTGCCGCGCTGGTTCTCGGCAGAAGCACCAATATCAGCCAAATCAAAGGCCTGCTTGATGAAGAAGAAACAGCGTTCCTCGGCAATTTGAAAGCCCGTAAAACCGAGTTTTCAGACGGCCTAAATACCGCCGCAGAATTGCCGCAATGGCTGGTGGAACAACTGCAACAGCATTGGAGCGAAGAAGAAATCCTCACCTTCGGCCGCAGCATCAACCAACCTGCCCCGCTCGACATCCGCGTCAATACCTTGAAAGGCAAACGAGATAAAATATTGCCATTGTTGCAGGCTGAAAGTGCCGATGCAGAGGCAACGCCTTATTCGCCTTGGGGCATCCGCCTGAAAAACAAAATCGCGCTTAACAAACACGAACTGTTTTTAGACGGCACGCTGGAAGTCCAAGACGAAGGCAGCCAGCTGCTTGCCTTATTGGTGGGTGCAAAACGCGGCGAAATCATTGTCGATTTCTGTGCCGGCGCCGGCGGTAAAACCTTGGCTGTCGGCGCACAAATGGCCAACAAAGGCAGAATCTACGCCTTCGACATCGCCGAAAAACGCCTTGCCAACCTCAAACCGCGCATGACCCGTGCCGGACTGACCAACATCCACCCCGAACGCATCAGCAGCGAACACGATACCCGTATCGCCCGACTGGCAGGCAAAGCCGACCGCGTATTGGTGGACGCGCCCTGCTCCGGTTTGGGTACTTTACGCCGCAACCCCGACCTCAAATACCGCCAATCCGCCGAGACCGTGGCCAACCTTTTGGAACAGCAACACAGCATCCTCAATGCCGCCTCCAAACTGGTGAAACCGCAAGGCCGCTTGGTGTACGCCACCTGCAGCGTGTTGCCGGAAGAAAACGAGCTGCAAGTCGAACGTTTCCTGTCCGAACATCCCGAATTTGAACTCGTCAACTGCGCCGAACTGCTGCAAAGTCTGAAGGTCGATTTGGATACCGGCAAATACCTGCGCCTCAACTCCGGAGAACACCAAACCGACGGCTTCTTTGCCGCTGTATTGCAACGTAAGGATTAA
- a CDS encoding DUF1853 family protein — MTDIRISMNYALDALWWKLTSQPVRDLASLLTAPPLWQSGCELSVRELLGEHGFRYLLALDADPAPLKEHLAQRAPFGHRLGIYAEELLAFWFANAPHAKLHAYNLPVFSDGQTLGAADFVVSLNQQPYHIELACKYYGGDQVQNLRGLNTKDTLTDKAAKLVQQSQLLHTPQGKATLAAQGLPENPLPTSIVRGIGFFPQGFHAFEPPLNPYGWRGIYIQDWKEYGFERQEARYHLLDRMAYLAPARVAETETLNATEIRRINQGLIAILELRPDGFWHEIERIMKAV, encoded by the coding sequence ATGACTGATATTCGGATAAGCATGAATTACGCCCTAGACGCATTATGGTGGAAACTCACCAGCCAACCCGTCCGCGACCTCGCCTCGCTGCTGACTGCGCCGCCTTTGTGGCAAAGCGGTTGCGAATTGAGCGTGCGCGAACTATTGGGGGAACACGGTTTCCGCTATCTTTTGGCATTGGACGCCGATCCCGCTCCGCTAAAGGAACATCTTGCCCAACGCGCCCCGTTCGGACACCGTCTCGGCATTTATGCCGAAGAGTTGCTGGCTTTTTGGTTTGCCAACGCGCCGCACGCCAAACTGCACGCATACAATCTGCCCGTTTTTTCAGACGGCCAAACTTTAGGCGCCGCTGATTTTGTCGTTTCCCTCAACCAACAGCCCTACCATATCGAGCTGGCGTGTAAATACTACGGCGGAGACCAAGTGCAAAACCTGCGCGGCCTCAACACTAAAGACACGCTGACGGACAAAGCCGCCAAACTGGTGCAGCAATCCCAGCTGCTGCATACGCCGCAAGGCAAAGCAACCTTAGCTGCACAAGGTCTGCCTGAAAATCCGCTCCCCACTTCCATCGTGCGCGGCATCGGATTTTTTCCACAAGGTTTCCATGCTTTTGAGCCGCCGCTTAACCCATACGGCTGGCGCGGCATCTATATTCAAGATTGGAAGGAATACGGGTTTGAACGCCAAGAAGCGCGTTATCACTTGCTCGACCGCATGGCCTATCTTGCACCTGCGCGTGTTGCCGAAACCGAAACATTGAATGCAACCGAAATCCGCCGTATCAACCAAGGCTTGATTGCCATTTTGGAATTACGGCCGGACGGCTTTTGGCACGAAATCGAACGCATCATGAAAGCCGTCTGA
- a CDS encoding RNA methyltransferase encodes MTSEKPALPAYLDNIRIILTRTSHPSNIGSAARAMKTMGLHKLTIVAPNLMATPMTENPPVFDPEHPQSFKLPEESFILASGAADVLENATIAASLDEALADTTIACALTSRRREITAPLQTPRELVPELLQATNRGEKVALVFGNETFGLSIEEVQACNRLMTINGNPDYFSLNLAQAVQVVCYEIFSQTDSPMTHLQQEDHAATHEQIKGMVAHMESVMNDIGFFNRRNGERLMRRMQSLFGRANTQTEDIDILRGFFNTVSHRIHKKD; translated from the coding sequence ATGACTTCCGAAAAACCCGCCCTGCCCGCTTACCTAGACAACATCCGCATCATCCTCACGCGCACCAGCCATCCTTCCAATATCGGCTCCGCCGCACGCGCCATGAAAACAATGGGCCTGCACAAACTGACCATCGTCGCCCCCAATCTGATGGCAACGCCGATGACGGAAAATCCGCCCGTATTCGATCCGGAGCATCCGCAATCGTTTAAATTACCGGAAGAAAGTTTCATCCTCGCTTCCGGCGCGGCAGACGTTTTGGAAAATGCCACCATTGCCGCCTCTTTGGACGAAGCCCTTGCCGACACCACCATCGCCTGCGCCCTGACCAGCCGCCGCCGCGAAATTACTGCACCGCTGCAAACCCCGCGCGAGTTAGTACCCGAATTACTGCAGGCCACCAACCGCGGCGAGAAAGTGGCGCTGGTCTTTGGTAACGAAACGTTCGGTTTGAGCATCGAAGAAGTCCAAGCCTGCAACCGCCTGATGACCATCAACGGCAACCCCGACTATTTCTCGCTCAACCTTGCCCAAGCCGTGCAGGTCGTGTGCTACGAAATCTTCAGCCAAACCGATTCGCCCATGACCCATCTGCAACAGGAAGACCACGCCGCGACCCATGAGCAAATCAAAGGCATGGTCGCCCACATGGAAAGCGTGATGAACGACATCGGCTTTTTCAACCGCCGCAACGGCGAACGCCTGATGCGCCGAATGCAAAGCCTGTTCGGACGCGCCAATACACAAACCGAAGACATCGACATCCTGCGCGGTTTTTTCAATACCGTCAGCCACCGTATCCATAAAAAAGACTGA
- a CDS encoding inositol monophosphatase family protein has translation MNPFLNTAFKAARKAGQMMIRAAGNLDAVKVDSKAFNDFVSDVDRSSEMILVEALKEAYPHHKITCEEGGSHGKATAEYEWIIDPLDGTTNFLHGHPQYAISMALLHKGVLQEALVYAPERNDVYMASRGKGALLNDRRIRVSNRIELNRCLIGTGFPVVDQSMMDKYLAILKDFLAKTAGGRREGAASLDLCAVAAGRLDGFFEFNLKPWDIAAGALIVQEAGGIVTDMSGNEGWLESGDIVAANPKVLAQMLKIIFDHQ, from the coding sequence ATGAATCCGTTTTTAAATACCGCTTTCAAAGCCGCCCGTAAAGCAGGGCAAATGATGATTCGCGCCGCCGGCAATCTGGATGCCGTCAAAGTAGACAGCAAAGCATTCAACGACTTCGTTTCCGATGTTGACCGCAGCTCCGAGATGATTTTGGTGGAAGCGCTCAAAGAAGCCTATCCGCATCATAAAATCACTTGCGAAGAAGGCGGCTCCCACGGTAAAGCCACCGCCGAGTACGAATGGATTATCGACCCGCTCGACGGCACAACCAACTTCCTCCACGGCCATCCTCAATACGCCATCTCTATGGCACTCCTGCACAAAGGCGTGTTGCAAGAAGCTTTGGTGTACGCACCTGAACGCAACGACGTATACATGGCTTCCCGTGGCAAAGGCGCGTTGCTCAACGACCGCCGCATCCGTGTCTCCAACCGCATCGAATTGAACCGCTGCCTGATCGGCACCGGCTTCCCTGTTGTCGATCAAAGCATGATGGACAAGTATCTGGCAATTTTGAAAGATTTCTTGGCAAAAACCGCCGGCGGCCGTCGTGAAGGCGCGGCTTCTTTGGATTTGTGTGCCGTTGCGGCCGGCCGTTTGGACGGTTTCTTTGAGTTTAATCTCAAACCTTGGGATATTGCCGCCGGTGCATTGATTGTCCAAGAAGCAGGCGGTATCGTTACCGATATGTCCGGCAATGAAGGCTGGCTGGAAAGCGGTGACATCGTTGCGGCCAATCCTAAAGTATTGGCGCAAATGCTGAAAATTATTTTTGACCACCAATAA
- the proB gene encoding glutamate 5-kinase codes for MKRDFEAVKRIVIKIGTSSLVLPNGKINLAKIDQLAFVISSLVGKGKEIVLVSSGAMGFGLNVLNMEKRPADMAQQQAVSSVGQVAMMSLYSQIFSHYRMTVSQILLTRDVVEYPESLANVTNAFESLLSIGVIPIVNENDAVSVDEMDHATKFGDNDRLSAVVAKIVKADLLIMLSDIDGLFDKNPAVHADAKLRSHVADITEEIIASAGGSGSKFGTGGMLSKIKSAQMMFEHHGQMVLMNSANPRDILQVLDGAPIGTWFAQEK; via the coding sequence ATGAAACGAGATTTTGAAGCAGTAAAACGCATTGTCATTAAGATTGGAACCAGTTCTTTGGTGTTGCCAAACGGTAAAATCAATTTGGCAAAAATCGACCAACTGGCCTTTGTCATTTCCAGCCTGGTCGGAAAGGGCAAAGAAATTGTGCTGGTGTCTTCCGGCGCGATGGGCTTTGGGCTGAATGTCCTCAATATGGAAAAACGTCCGGCGGACATGGCGCAGCAGCAGGCTGTTTCCAGCGTCGGCCAAGTGGCCATGATGAGCCTTTACTCGCAGATTTTTTCCCATTATCGGATGACGGTATCGCAAATCCTGCTGACGCGCGATGTGGTCGAATATCCGGAAAGTTTGGCAAACGTTACCAATGCTTTTGAATCCCTGCTTTCCATCGGTGTCATCCCTATTGTCAATGAGAATGACGCGGTCAGCGTGGACGAGATGGACCATGCGACCAAGTTTGGCGATAACGACCGTTTGTCGGCAGTCGTGGCGAAAATCGTTAAAGCAGATTTGCTGATTATGTTGTCCGATATTGACGGTTTGTTTGATAAAAATCCGGCCGTTCACGCCGATGCCAAGCTGCGCAGCCATGTTGCCGATATTACCGAAGAAATTATTGCTTCTGCCGGCGGCTCGGGCAGTAAGTTTGGTACGGGCGGTATGCTCAGTAAGATTAAGAGCGCGCAGATGATGTTTGAACATCACGGCCAGATGGTGTTGATGAACAGCGCCAATCCGCGCGATATCCTTCAGGTTTTAGATGGCGCGCCTATCGGAACGTGGTTTGCACAAGAGAAATAG
- a CDS encoding glutamate-5-semialdehyde dehydrogenase, with the protein MMNYIEQLGKNAQKASKTLISLGSVEKNNLLRQVATALVEQAEMILAENARDLAAAKENGISDIMLDRLRLNHERIKGIAEGVGQVADLQDPIGQVVRGYTNLDGLKIVQKRVPLGVVAMIFESRPNVSVDAFSLAFKTGNAIILRGGRDAIHSNTALIAVIRQTLVQAGIDADVVQLVEDTSHAAAEELMQAVDYIDVLIPRGGARLIQTVKEKSKVPVIETGVGNCHIYVDDSADLEMAVNIVVNAKTQRPSVCNAAESLVVHEKIAEAFLPKLEEAVAKVHPVEFRADQEALRMFKNAVLATEEDYSTEFLDYIMSVKIVKSVEEAVDWINGHTTHHSEAIVTQSIAHAEFFQESIDAAAVYVNASTRFTDGFVFGLGAEIGISTQKMHARGPMGLEALTSTKFYINGKGQIRR; encoded by the coding sequence TTGATGAACTATATCGAACAGTTGGGCAAGAATGCTCAAAAAGCCAGTAAAACGTTGATCAGCTTGGGAAGCGTAGAAAAAAACAATCTGCTGCGTCAGGTTGCAACGGCTTTGGTTGAACAGGCTGAGATGATTTTGGCAGAAAATGCCCGCGATTTGGCCGCTGCAAAAGAAAACGGCATTTCGGACATTATGCTCGACAGGCTGCGTTTGAATCACGAACGCATTAAAGGCATTGCGGAAGGCGTTGGGCAGGTTGCCGATTTGCAGGACCCGATTGGGCAGGTTGTCCGCGGCTATACCAATCTGGACGGTTTGAAGATAGTTCAAAAACGCGTGCCTTTGGGTGTGGTCGCCATGATTTTTGAAAGCCGCCCCAATGTTTCGGTCGATGCGTTCTCTCTGGCCTTTAAAACCGGCAATGCCATTATTTTGCGCGGCGGCCGCGATGCCATCCATTCCAATACCGCATTGATTGCCGTGATCAGGCAGACTTTGGTACAAGCGGGAATAGATGCCGATGTAGTGCAGCTGGTTGAAGATACCAGTCATGCCGCTGCCGAGGAATTGATGCAGGCAGTCGATTATATTGATGTGCTGATTCCGCGCGGCGGTGCACGCTTAATTCAGACGGTGAAAGAGAAATCGAAAGTCCCCGTCATTGAAACCGGGGTCGGCAATTGCCATATTTATGTCGATGACAGCGCCGATTTAGAGATGGCGGTCAATATCGTCGTGAACGCCAAAACGCAGCGTCCGAGCGTGTGCAATGCCGCGGAGTCTTTGGTTGTTCATGAAAAGATAGCGGAGGCGTTTTTGCCCAAACTGGAAGAAGCTGTTGCCAAAGTGCATCCGGTCGAATTTAGAGCCGATCAAGAAGCATTGCGTATGTTTAAAAATGCTGTTTTGGCAACCGAGGAAGATTATAGTACCGAGTTTCTTGACTATATTATGTCGGTCAAAATAGTGAAATCAGTGGAAGAAGCCGTCGATTGGATTAACGGCCATACAACGCACCACTCGGAAGCGATTGTGACCCAAAGTATTGCCCATGCCGAGTTTTTCCAAGAAAGCATTGATGCGGCGGCGGTTTATGTCAATGCGTCCACTCGGTTTACCGACGGCTTTGTGTTCGGATTGGGCGCGGAAATCGGGATTTCCACCCAAAAAATGCACGCCCGCGGCCCGATGGGTTTGGAAGCGCTGACTTCGACCAAGTTCTACATCAACGGCAAAGGTCAGATCCGACGTTGA
- the grxD gene encoding Grx4 family monothiol glutaredoxin, whose amino-acid sequence MSSIHDQIKEVVTTHRVVLFMKGTKQFPQCGFSSRAVQILNAAGCTDYVTVNVLENDAVRQGIKEYSDWPTIPQLYVNGEFVGGSDILMEMYEAGELQELLKA is encoded by the coding sequence ATGTCCTCTATCCACGATCAAATCAAAGAAGTCGTTACCACACACCGCGTCGTATTGTTCATGAAAGGCACGAAGCAATTCCCGCAATGCGGCTTCTCTTCCCGTGCCGTACAAATCCTCAATGCGGCAGGTTGCACCGACTATGTAACCGTCAATGTATTGGAAAACGATGCCGTACGCCAAGGCATTAAAGAATACAGCGACTGGCCGACCATTCCTCAACTGTACGTCAACGGCGAATTTGTCGGCGGCTCCGACATTTTGATGGAAATGTATGAAGCCGGCGAACTGCAAGAATTGCTGAAAGCTTAA
- the upp gene encoding uracil phosphoribosyltransferase yields the protein MNVTVINHPLVRHKLTLMREADCSTYKFRTLTTELARLMAYEASRDFEIEKYIIDGWCGSIEGDRIKGKTLTVVPILRAGLGMLDGVLDLIPTAKISVVGLQRDEETLKPVSYFEKFVDSMDERPALIIDPMLATGGSMVATIDLLKAKGCRNIKALVLVAAPEGVKAVNEAHPDVTIYTAALDSHLNEHGYIIPGLGDAGDKIFGTR from the coding sequence ATGAACGTTACCGTTATCAACCACCCTTTAGTCCGCCACAAACTCACGCTGATGCGTGAAGCGGATTGCAGCACTTACAAATTCCGCACGCTTACCACCGAGTTGGCACGTCTGATGGCATATGAGGCCAGCCGTGACTTTGAAATTGAAAAATATATTATTGACGGCTGGTGCGGCTCTATCGAAGGCGACCGCATCAAAGGCAAAACGCTGACCGTCGTCCCGATTTTGCGTGCCGGTTTGGGTATGCTCGACGGCGTACTCGACCTGATTCCGACTGCCAAAATCAGCGTTGTCGGATTGCAGCGCGATGAAGAAACTTTGAAACCGGTTTCTTATTTTGAAAAATTTGTCGACAGCATGGACGAACGTCCCGCGCTGATTATCGACCCAATGTTGGCGACCGGTGGCTCTATGGTTGCCACCATCGACCTTTTGAAAGCCAAAGGTTGCCGCAACATCAAAGCATTGGTATTGGTTGCCGCACCGGAAGGCGTGAAAGCCGTCAACGAGGCGCATCCTGATGTAACCATCTACACTGCCGCACTCGACAGCCACTTGAACGAACACGGCTACATCATCCCCGGTTTGGGCGATGCCGGCGATAAGATTTTCGGTACACGTTAA
- a CDS encoding DUF2322 family protein: MSFQDNLAAMPAIDHLSGLDILDKEGNVVHHIPNAPGKQGSLKLYHALAQEFDGKLDAAAAERGLAWFAEHVADAEANPGKHPNIDLLFKVKAENASLTLKPLAA; the protein is encoded by the coding sequence ATGAGCTTCCAAGATAATCTTGCCGCCATGCCTGCCATCGATCATTTGAGCGGCTTGGATATTCTCGACAAAGAGGGCAATGTGGTTCATCACATTCCCAATGCACCTGGCAAACAAGGCTCGCTCAAGCTTTACCATGCTTTGGCGCAAGAGTTTGACGGTAAACTTGACGCAGCGGCGGCAGAACGCGGCCTGGCATGGTTTGCCGAACATGTTGCCGATGCCGAAGCCAATCCGGGCAAACATCCGAATATTGATTTGCTGTTTAAAGTGAAAGCTGAAAATGCCAGCCTGACTTTGAAACCATTGGCTGCTTAA
- the trxA gene encoding thioredoxin TrxA — translation MSSELIIHASDASFEQDVLKSDVPVLLDFWAPWCGPCKMIAPILDDIASEFQGRLKVVKINIDDNEATPAKFGVRGIPTLMVFKNGENVATKVGALAKGQLTAFVEASIA, via the coding sequence ATGAGCAGCGAATTGATTATCCACGCCAGCGATGCCAGCTTTGAACAAGACGTTTTGAAATCCGACGTACCTGTATTGCTGGACTTCTGGGCACCATGGTGCGGCCCTTGCAAAATGATCGCCCCAATCTTGGACGACATTGCCTCCGAATTCCAAGGTCGTCTGAAAGTCGTTAAAATCAACATCGACGACAATGAAGCCACTCCTGCCAAATTCGGCGTTCGCGGCATCCCTACCCTGATGGTGTTCAAAAACGGCGAAAACGTTGCCACTAAAGTCGGCGCATTGGCTAAAGGCCAACTGACTGCATTCGTTGAAGCTTCTATCGCTTAA